The following proteins come from a genomic window of Lysinibacillus sp. G4S2:
- a CDS encoding DUF669 domain-containing protein gives MGFKINFDEENVSSGEFQLVAEGKYEAAIINAEAKEWQGQYSIGFDVEIRSDVDQKHQGAKVLYNTLYLSSDKPEYAESTEKKRNSFLVACGYSGKQSLDLDEVVKNIIGKNVLVYIKHVEDKNDKERKYPRVSFVAPSKVSKNEDPFANNKGPIDISEDDLPF, from the coding sequence ATGGGTTTCAAAATTAATTTCGACGAAGAGAATGTATCATCAGGTGAATTTCAATTAGTAGCAGAAGGGAAATATGAAGCTGCAATAATTAACGCCGAGGCTAAAGAGTGGCAAGGTCAATATTCAATTGGATTTGATGTAGAAATTCGTTCTGATGTTGATCAAAAACATCAAGGAGCAAAAGTTCTGTATAACACGCTTTATTTAAGTAGCGATAAACCTGAATACGCTGAAAGTACAGAAAAGAAAAGAAACTCATTCTTAGTAGCTTGCGGTTATAGCGGTAAGCAAAGTCTTGATTTAGATGAAGTAGTTAAAAATATCATCGGTAAAAACGTATTAGTGTATATCAAGCATGTGGAGGATAAAAATGATAAGGAACGTAAATATCCACGAGTATCATTTGTAGCACCTTCTAAAGTGTCCAAGAATGAAGATCCGTTTGCTAACAACAAGGGTCCGATTGACATATCCGAAGACGATTTACCATTCTAA